A window from Chryseobacterium vaccae encodes these proteins:
- a CDS encoding YjjG family noncanonical pyrimidine nucleotidase — translation MKMQHVFFDLDNTLWDHRRNAYLTIKDLFEAQDITSRYNIDFEEFHSVYHDINEDLWEKIRDGIIGKEYLREHRFYDTFQHFGVDNKELSLYFEENFLDNIVGYNELVEGAEDVLEYLKAKNYTLHIISNGFQEVTERKCTLSGIAPYFKTITSADAIGIRKPDPKIFEYSLALSEAKKEESILIGDDWIADAMGATDFGMDAIFFNVYKEDKQRDGLKAITHLQQIKEYL, via the coding sequence ATGAAAATGCAGCACGTTTTTTTTGATCTCGACAATACGCTTTGGGATCACCGCAGAAATGCCTATCTGACTATTAAGGATCTTTTTGAAGCTCAGGATATCACTTCGAGATATAATATTGACTTTGAAGAGTTTCATTCCGTCTACCATGACATCAACGAAGATCTCTGGGAAAAGATCAGAGACGGAATTATTGGTAAAGAATACCTGAGAGAACATCGTTTTTATGATACTTTTCAGCATTTTGGAGTAGATAATAAAGAACTTTCCCTTTATTTTGAAGAAAATTTCCTCGATAATATCGTGGGTTATAATGAATTGGTAGAAGGAGCAGAAGATGTTCTGGAATATTTAAAGGCGAAAAATTATACCCTTCACATTATTTCCAATGGTTTTCAGGAAGTAACGGAAAGAAAATGTACGCTATCCGGAATTGCCCCTTATTTCAAAACCATTACCAGTGCAGATGCCATAGGGATAAGAAAGCCTGATCCTAAAATTTTCGAATACTCCTTGGCACTTTCTGAAGCGAAAAAAGAAGAAAGTATTCTGATTGGTGATGACTGGATTGCAGATGCTATGGGAGCAACAGATTTCGGAATGGATGCCATCTTTTTCAATGTTTATAAGGAAGATAAACAGAGGGATGGGCTGAAAGCTATTACCCACCTTCAACAGATTAAAGAATATCTGTAA
- a CDS encoding PepSY-like domain-containing protein — protein MKNFRKITGAFMLIFMMASGFIFAQDRAINANQLPKTAKNFLAANFKGIAVGSVIEDRAIYGVDEYKVYLANGTKVEFDSSGNWKEVDGKHQKLPYGFIPASIRNYASKNFPNTYIVKIEKERWSYKAELSNGLDLEFDSKGNFKKIDD, from the coding sequence ATGAAAAATTTTAGAAAAATTACCGGAGCATTTATGTTAATCTTTATGATGGCAAGTGGTTTTATATTCGCACAGGACAGAGCCATCAATGCCAATCAGCTTCCCAAAACCGCAAAGAACTTTCTTGCTGCTAACTTTAAAGGAATTGCTGTAGGTTCAGTCATTGAAGACAGAGCGATCTATGGTGTTGATGAATATAAAGTATATCTGGCTAATGGAACGAAAGTAGAATTTGACAGCAGCGGAAACTGGAAAGAAGTAGACGGAAAACATCAGAAACTACCATATGGATTTATCCCCGCTTCCATCAGAAATTATGCTTCCAAGAACTTTCCGAATACGTATATCGTGAAAATTGAGAAGGAAAGATGGTCTTACAAAGCAGAACTTTCCAACGGTCTGGATCTGGAATTCGACAGCAAAGGAAACTTCAAAAAAATTGATGACTAA
- a CDS encoding DUF6576 domain-containing protein produces MSEVIILVIIVAAALLFFNREWIRNRFFPVQHTNYTIDDQFNSDKREREKEIDKLLSKMGKNGINDLSAKDRKRLDELSKM; encoded by the coding sequence ATGAGCGAAGTCATTATTTTAGTTATTATCGTTGCAGCTGCCCTGCTGTTCTTCAACAGGGAATGGATCAGGAACAGATTTTTCCCGGTTCAGCATACCAACTATACGATTGATGACCAATTTAATTCCGACAAACGTGAAAGGGAAAAAGAAATCGACAAACTGTTAAGCAAAATGGGCAAAAACGGAATCAATGACCTCTCTGCTAAAGACAGAAAAAGACTTGATGAGCTGTCCAAAATGTAA
- a CDS encoding sensor histidine kinase, which translates to MKVSLKYYTIKYLIVILLLIIAVWAGLFYAYILDEVYDNVDDGLKDRKIQIIKAVYHDPKLLDSKDFGFNEFKIKPISESEYKEKNRLYNKMFYMEYDDKDQPYRVLETDFIDQFGKRQRLEIRTSTVEQDELVYDLTTALIVLYILLVISIVVVNGYLLNKAMRPFYAILDKLKKYQFGISSVQESQDYSITEFEELNVEINEMIERNELVFHQQKQFIENASHELQTPLAIVINKIDLAVQNENLDKNSLHLLTEVKGDLRRLTGLNKSLLMLSKIENSQFNQTSKLDFNEKISELIKNYEDFIEFKKIKVSTEEKGYFIADFNPDLADILLSNLLKNAVKYTYQEGAVDIVIEDNRIIFRNTGVSEPLDSSRIFTRFYKQGSDHSSTGLGLSIIKTIIKQYPGWEMIYKFEEGMHSFILTKNKT; encoded by the coding sequence ATGAAAGTTTCATTAAAATATTACACGATAAAATATCTGATCGTCATCCTTCTGCTGATTATTGCAGTATGGGCAGGACTTTTCTATGCCTATATTCTGGATGAGGTCTATGATAATGTGGATGATGGACTGAAAGACCGCAAAATACAGATTATTAAGGCTGTTTATCATGATCCTAAACTATTGGATAGCAAAGATTTCGGATTTAATGAATTCAAAATCAAACCTATTTCAGAATCGGAATATAAAGAGAAGAACAGGCTGTATAATAAAATGTTTTATATGGAGTATGATGATAAGGATCAGCCTTACAGGGTTCTTGAAACGGATTTTATCGATCAGTTCGGAAAACGTCAACGCCTGGAAATACGAACATCCACTGTGGAACAGGATGAATTGGTGTATGATCTCACAACAGCTTTAATTGTACTGTATATTTTGCTTGTCATCAGTATTGTGGTGGTCAATGGATATCTTTTGAATAAAGCAATGCGGCCTTTTTATGCAATCCTGGATAAGCTTAAAAAGTATCAGTTCGGGATCTCTTCTGTTCAGGAATCTCAGGATTATTCAATTACGGAGTTTGAGGAGCTGAATGTAGAAATCAATGAGATGATAGAGCGGAATGAACTGGTTTTTCATCAGCAGAAGCAGTTTATTGAAAATGCATCGCATGAACTTCAGACCCCTTTGGCCATTGTGATCAATAAGATTGATCTGGCGGTTCAGAATGAAAATCTTGACAAAAACAGTCTTCATCTTCTTACCGAAGTAAAAGGCGATCTACGGAGGTTGACAGGGCTGAACAAGTCTCTTCTGATGCTTTCTAAAATTGAAAACAGTCAGTTTAATCAAACTTCAAAACTGGATTTTAATGAAAAGATTTCTGAGCTGATAAAAAATTACGAAGACTTTATCGAGTTTAAAAAAATTAAAGTGAGCACAGAGGAAAAAGGATATTTTATTGCGGATTTCAATCCTGATCTTGCGGATATTCTGCTTTCCAACCTGCTTAAAAATGCTGTGAAATATACTTATCAGGAAGGAGCTGTAGATATTGTCATTGAAGATAACAGGATAATCTTCCGGAATACCGGGGTCTCTGAACCTTTGGATTCTTCAAGGATATTTACCCGTTTTTATAAGCAGGGATCAGATCATAGCTCTACCGGGCTGGGATTGTCGATCATTAAGACTATCATCAAACAATATCCGGGCTGGGAGATGATTTATAAGTTTGAAGAAGGAATGCACAGCTTCATTCTTACAAAAAATAAAACCTGA
- the trpS gene encoding tryptophan--tRNA ligase produces the protein MSRILTGIQATGTPHLGNLLGAIIPAIELSKQEGNESFLFIANLHTLTQIKDAQTLRQNTYEIAAAWLACGLDTEKTFFYRQSDIPETCELSWHLSCFFPYQRLTLAHSFKDKADRLQDVNAGLFTYPILMAADILLYDAEIVPVGKDQLQHLEFARDVASRFNNQMGEILVLPQSELQEDTKYVPGTDGQKMSKSRGNIINIFLPEKELKKQVMSIETDSKALEEPKDPETDKVFAIYQLIATPEQTEELRAKYLAGNFGYGHAKKELLDLILVRFAKERETFAYYMNNLDELETKLQQGAEKTRPVALETLKRVRTSLGF, from the coding sequence ATGTCAAGAATTCTTACCGGCATTCAAGCCACCGGAACTCCCCATCTTGGAAATCTTCTTGGGGCCATCATTCCTGCAATTGAACTTTCCAAACAGGAAGGAAATGAATCATTTTTATTTATTGCGAATCTTCATACACTTACCCAGATTAAAGATGCGCAGACGTTAAGACAAAATACCTACGAGATAGCTGCGGCTTGGCTTGCTTGTGGACTAGATACCGAAAAAACATTTTTCTACAGACAGAGTGATATCCCTGAAACCTGTGAACTATCTTGGCATTTATCATGTTTTTTTCCTTATCAAAGATTAACATTAGCTCATTCATTCAAAGATAAAGCAGACCGTCTTCAGGATGTAAATGCAGGGTTGTTTACATATCCAATCCTTATGGCTGCTGATATTTTATTATATGATGCGGAGATCGTTCCTGTAGGAAAAGACCAGCTTCAGCATCTGGAGTTTGCAAGAGACGTAGCTTCAAGGTTTAACAATCAGATGGGAGAAATTCTTGTTCTTCCTCAGTCTGAACTTCAGGAAGACACAAAATATGTTCCCGGAACAGACGGCCAGAAAATGTCAAAATCCAGAGGAAACATTATCAATATTTTCCTTCCTGAAAAAGAACTGAAAAAACAGGTCATGAGCATTGAAACGGATTCCAAGGCTCTGGAAGAGCCTAAAGATCCTGAAACCGACAAAGTTTTTGCCATCTATCAGCTGATTGCTACTCCTGAACAAACCGAAGAGCTGAGAGCAAAATATCTTGCCGGAAACTTTGGATACGGACATGCTAAAAAAGAATTGCTGGATCTTATCCTGGTTCGTTTTGCCAAAGAAAGAGAAACGTTCGCTTATTATATGAACAATCTTGATGAGCTGGAAACAAAACTGCAGCAGGGTGCTGAGAAAACCAGACCTGTTGCTCTGGAAACCCTTAAAAGAGTAAGAACAAGTTTAGGATTTTAA
- the ileS gene encoding isoleucine--tRNA ligase: MSQFKEYKNLNLIDVADNVAEFWKQNKTFSKSVEIREGNPEFVFYEGPPSANGMPGIHHVMARALKDIFCRFQTQNGKQVFRKAGWDTHGLPVELGVEKELGITKEDIGKKISIEDYNRACREAVMRYTDVWNDLTEKIGYWVDLEDPYITYKSKYMETVWWLLKQLYDKELLYKGYTIQPYSPKAGTGLSSHELNQPGTYRDVSDTTVVAQFKAKKESSELFGDIDGDVHVLAWTTTPWTLPSNTALAVGRDIEYVLVKTFNQYTFEPITIVLSRVLLPKVFGKKYTEGTDEDFANYTSESKVIPFRILKEFTGEKLAGTQYEQLIPWFTPNDTPENAFRVILGDFVTTEDGTGIVHIAPTFGADDARVAKEAGIPPMLVKDENDNLVPLVDLQGKFIKGENVPEVFSGKYIKNEYYDEGTAPEKSWDVELAILLKTENKAFKVEKYVHSYPHCWRTDKPVLYYPLDSWFVKMTAVKDRLVNLNKEINWKPKATGEGRFANWLENVNDWNLSRSRYWGIPLPIWRTDDLKEEKIIGSVEELYNEIEKSIAAGFMKENPFQGFVIGNMSEQNYALVDLHKNVVDKVVLVSDSGKAMNRESDLIDVWFDSGSMPYAQLHYPFENKEMIDGNKAFPADFIAEGVDQTRGWFYTLHAIGTAVFDSVAYKNVMSNGLVLDKNGQKMSKRLGNAVDPFETLSVYGPDATRWYMISNANPWENLKFDIEGIDEVRRKFFGTLYNTYSFFSLYANVDGFNYSEKEVENRPEIDRWILSELNLLIKEVKAFYEDYEPTRVARAINTFVNDNLSNWYVRLCRRRFWKGDYSDDKISAYQTLYTCLEVVAKLSAPIAPFFMDQLYQDLNKVTGKENCESVHLTDFPVADESLIDEDLVEKTHLAQTITSLVLSIRRAESLKVRQPLQRVLIPVLDKKTEEQILAVADLIKQEVNVKELQLINAEEASHLIVKQIKPNFKALGPKLGKDMKTVGGEITNFNAEQISTLEKEGKIDIQGYEITLDDVEISTKDIPGWTVTSDGKTTVALDLTLTDELKSEGIAREFINRIQNLRKEKDFELTDRIQIFIEENSPFIEDIKKNEEYISSEVLSNKIEIVSSLSNFNEIEIDEVNFKINVEKN; this comes from the coding sequence ATGAGCCAATTTAAAGAATACAAAAACCTCAACCTTATTGACGTAGCCGACAATGTAGCGGAATTTTGGAAACAGAATAAAACGTTTAGTAAAAGTGTTGAGATTCGCGAGGGCAATCCCGAGTTTGTTTTTTATGAAGGTCCGCCTTCAGCAAACGGTATGCCCGGAATTCACCACGTAATGGCCAGAGCATTAAAGGATATTTTCTGTCGTTTCCAGACGCAGAACGGAAAACAGGTTTTCCGTAAAGCGGGCTGGGATACACATGGACTTCCTGTGGAGCTGGGCGTAGAAAAGGAATTAGGAATTACCAAAGAAGATATTGGCAAAAAAATCTCTATTGAAGACTATAACAGGGCGTGCCGTGAAGCGGTAATGCGCTATACGGATGTCTGGAACGACCTTACCGAGAAAATCGGGTACTGGGTAGATCTTGAGGATCCGTATATCACCTACAAATCCAAATATATGGAAACAGTATGGTGGCTGTTGAAGCAGTTGTATGACAAAGAATTATTGTATAAAGGATACACCATTCAGCCCTATTCACCAAAGGCGGGAACAGGACTTTCATCCCATGAGCTGAACCAGCCGGGAACGTATCGTGATGTTTCTGATACTACGGTAGTGGCTCAGTTCAAAGCTAAAAAAGAATCTTCTGAGCTATTCGGTGATATAGACGGCGATGTGCATGTTCTTGCATGGACGACGACTCCATGGACGCTTCCTTCCAATACAGCCCTTGCCGTAGGAAGAGATATTGAATATGTTTTGGTAAAAACGTTCAACCAATATACTTTTGAACCGATAACGATCGTTTTATCAAGAGTTCTTTTACCAAAAGTTTTCGGTAAAAAATATACGGAAGGAACCGATGAAGATTTCGCCAATTATACTTCAGAAAGCAAAGTAATTCCGTTCAGAATTCTTAAAGAATTCACCGGAGAAAAACTTGCCGGAACACAGTATGAGCAGCTGATCCCTTGGTTTACACCGAATGACACGCCTGAAAATGCTTTCAGAGTGATCTTAGGTGATTTCGTTACTACGGAAGACGGTACAGGTATCGTTCACATCGCGCCTACTTTTGGTGCGGATGATGCCAGAGTAGCAAAAGAAGCAGGAATTCCTCCAATGTTGGTGAAAGATGAAAATGATAATCTTGTTCCTCTTGTAGATCTTCAGGGTAAATTCATCAAAGGAGAAAATGTTCCTGAAGTATTTTCAGGAAAATATATCAAGAATGAGTATTACGATGAAGGAACTGCTCCTGAAAAATCATGGGACGTAGAACTTGCGATCCTTCTGAAAACGGAGAACAAAGCTTTCAAAGTAGAAAAATATGTCCATTCATATCCACACTGCTGGAGAACAGACAAGCCGGTATTGTATTATCCGTTAGATTCATGGTTTGTGAAAATGACGGCTGTAAAAGACAGACTGGTTAACCTGAACAAAGAGATCAACTGGAAACCGAAAGCTACCGGTGAAGGACGTTTTGCCAACTGGCTGGAGAATGTAAACGACTGGAACTTATCCCGTTCAAGATACTGGGGTATTCCGTTGCCAATCTGGAGAACAGATGACCTGAAAGAAGAAAAGATCATCGGATCTGTTGAAGAGCTTTACAATGAGATTGAAAAATCTATTGCAGCAGGCTTCATGAAGGAGAATCCTTTCCAGGGATTTGTGATCGGAAATATGTCTGAGCAGAATTATGCTTTAGTTGATCTGCACAAAAATGTAGTGGATAAAGTAGTTTTAGTTTCAGATTCAGGAAAAGCAATGAATCGTGAGAGTGACCTGATCGATGTATGGTTTGATTCAGGATCAATGCCGTATGCACAGCTTCACTACCCGTTTGAAAACAAAGAAATGATTGACGGAAATAAGGCATTCCCTGCTGACTTTATTGCAGAGGGAGTTGACCAGACCCGTGGATGGTTCTATACACTTCATGCGATAGGAACTGCTGTTTTCGACTCTGTTGCTTATAAAAACGTAATGAGTAACGGTCTTGTTCTGGATAAGAACGGACAGAAGATGTCAAAACGTTTAGGAAATGCGGTAGATCCATTCGAAACCCTTTCTGTATACGGTCCGGATGCAACGAGATGGTACATGATTTCGAATGCGAATCCGTGGGAAAACCTGAAGTTTGATATTGAAGGAATTGACGAGGTGAGAAGAAAATTCTTCGGAACACTTTATAACACCTATTCGTTCTTTTCGCTTTATGCAAATGTTGACGGCTTCAATTATTCAGAAAAAGAAGTGGAAAACCGTCCGGAAATTGACCGATGGATCCTTTCTGAGCTGAATCTTTTAATTAAAGAAGTAAAAGCATTCTACGAGGATTATGAACCTACAAGAGTAGCGAGAGCCATCAATACTTTCGTTAATGACAATTTAAGTAACTGGTATGTAAGATTGTGCAGAAGACGTTTCTGGAAAGGAGATTATTCTGATGACAAAATCTCTGCTTACCAGACTTTATATACCTGCCTTGAGGTAGTGGCTAAACTGTCTGCTCCAATTGCTCCGTTCTTTATGGATCAGCTGTATCAGGACTTAAATAAAGTAACAGGAAAAGAAAACTGTGAATCTGTACACTTAACGGATTTCCCTGTCGCTGATGAAAGTTTAATCGATGAGGATCTGGTTGAAAAAACTCATCTGGCTCAGACCATCACAAGTCTGGTACTGTCTATCAGACGTGCAGAAAGCCTTAAAGTAAGACAGCCGCTTCAGAGAGTTCTGATTCCTGTTCTGGACAAGAAAACAGAAGAGCAGATCTTAGCCGTGGCAGACCTGATTAAGCAGGAAGTAAACGTAAAAGAACTACAATTAATTAATGCTGAAGAGGCATCTCATTTAATTGTAAAGCAGATAAAACCGAATTTCAAAGCACTGGGTCCTAAACTGGGCAAAGACATGAAAACGGTAGGCGGAGAGATCACCAACTTTAATGCGGAACAGATTTCCACCCTTGAAAAAGAAGGAAAAATTGATATCCAGGGATATGAAATCACCCTTGATGATGTGGAAATTTCAACGAAAGATATCCCGGGATGGACGGTTACTTCCGATGGAAAAACCACTGTGGCATTAGATTTGACGTTAACCGATGAGTTAAAATCTGAAGGAATCGCGAGGGAATTCATCAATAGAATCCAAAACCTGCGAAAAGAGAAAGATTTTGAGCTGACAGACCGAATCCAAATCTTCATTGAAGAAAATTCACCTTTCATTGAAGATATTAAGAAAAATGAGGAATATATTTCCTCCGAGGTCTTGTCAAATAAAATAGAAATTGTATCTTCACTTTCAAATTTTAACGAAATCGAAATAGATGAGGTTAATTTTAAGATAAATGTCGAAAAAAATTAA
- a CDS encoding lipoprotein signal peptidase yields the protein MKKILAITFLVLLIDQASKIYIKTHFNLDDSISVLPGFKLTFVENPGMAYGLHFGGIIGKYFLVILRLFLIGGMVYMFKKWLKEGASNYLLIPMAIIFAGAIGNIIDGMFYGLIFDSGTVYDASIDRWIGYGGVSKFVPFGNGYSAFMKGCVVDMLHFPLVDWNVPESVPLIGGKHIEFFKYIFNVADSAITIGAALLLIFRKKAFPNGLEF from the coding sequence ATGAAAAAGATCTTAGCGATAACATTTCTAGTGTTATTAATTGACCAGGCTTCAAAAATTTACATCAAAACCCATTTTAATCTGGATGACAGTATTTCTGTTTTGCCAGGCTTTAAACTTACTTTCGTAGAAAATCCGGGAATGGCTTACGGGCTTCATTTCGGAGGGATTATCGGAAAATACTTTCTGGTTATCCTGAGACTATTCCTGATTGGGGGAATGGTGTATATGTTCAAAAAATGGCTGAAAGAAGGAGCTTCCAATTATCTTTTAATCCCAATGGCTATTATCTTTGCCGGAGCCATCGGAAATATTATCGATGGTATGTTCTATGGACTGATCTTCGACAGCGGAACGGTTTATGACGCAAGCATCGACCGATGGATCGGATACGGTGGAGTTTCTAAGTTCGTTCCTTTTGGCAACGGTTATTCTGCCTTTATGAAAGGATGTGTGGTAGATATGCTTCACTTCCCGCTGGTAGACTGGAACGTTCCTGAAAGTGTTCCTTTAATCGGAGGAAAACATATTGAATTTTTCAAATACATTTTCAATGTTGCCGATTCAGCGATTACCATAGGAGCAGCCTTATTATTAATATTCAGAAAAAAGGCTTTCCCTAACGGTCTTGAATTTTAA
- a CDS encoding response regulator transcription factor — MKILIIEDEPQLRETVQSFLEAEQFIVEYAEDYSSGLEKIISYEYDCILLDIMLPDGNGIELLREIKKMHKKDPVIILSAKDSVDDKVAGLEIGADDYLAKPFHLAELMARIRSVIRRKNQDGENTIIYKNISVDPENRIVKVGSEELVLNRKEYDLLYYFVIQPEKTLQKTTLAEAIWGDYIDQADSLDFIYSQIKNLRKKLKALHAEADFQAVYGIGYKFV; from the coding sequence ATGAAGATTTTAATCATAGAGGACGAACCACAACTGCGGGAAACTGTACAGAGTTTTCTGGAAGCTGAACAGTTTATTGTGGAATATGCTGAAGACTACAGCTCGGGGCTTGAAAAGATCATTTCTTATGAATATGACTGTATCCTTCTGGATATTATGCTCCCGGACGGAAACGGTATTGAACTGTTGAGGGAGATCAAAAAAATGCATAAAAAAGATCCTGTGATCATTTTATCGGCTAAAGACTCTGTAGATGATAAAGTGGCCGGGCTGGAAATAGGGGCAGATGATTATCTGGCGAAACCATTCCATCTTGCAGAATTGATGGCGAGAATCCGTTCTGTAATCCGCAGAAAGAATCAGGACGGGGAAAATACAATCATATACAAGAATATTTCTGTTGATCCGGAAAACAGGATTGTGAAAGTAGGCAGTGAAGAGTTGGTTCTGAACAGGAAAGAATATGATCTGTTATACTATTTTGTGATTCAGCCGGAAAAAACGCTTCAGAAAACTACCTTGGCAGAAGCGATATGGGGAGATTATATTGATCAGGCTGACAGTCTGGATTTTATTTATTCCCAGATTAAAAATCTCCGCAAAAAATTAAAAGCACTTCATGCAGAAGCCGATTTTCAGGCTGTTTACGGAATAGGATATAAATTTGTCTGA
- a CDS encoding DUF2683 family protein, with protein sequence MESIIVHPKNSMELSALKSVLKEMNIKFEKAHVKSSFNGQKVIKKASDNKNVKASKPSKPKGL encoded by the coding sequence ATGGAATCTATCATAGTACATCCTAAAAACTCTATGGAGCTTAGCGCACTGAAAAGTGTTTTAAAAGAAATGAACATTAAGTTCGAAAAAGCACATGTTAAAAGTTCGTTTAACGGACAGAAAGTAATCAAAAAAGCGAGCGATAATAAAAATGTAAAAGCTTCAAAACCGTCAAAACCTAAAGGACTGTAA
- a CDS encoding RNA polymerase sigma factor, with protein MKSKTDSLLISLYQKGDEEALSTLIHRHQRELFTFIFYKINDEDLANDVFQDTFMKIIVMLKEGRYNEEGKFILWAKRIAHNLIIDHFRVKAKNVKVSETTFETDEYSIFDLIREPSENIEDQLVTLQIQEDLLRMLQFLPQNQQEVIKLRFFDGLSFKEIADHTNMSINTTLGRVRYALINLRKIMDENNIVLTR; from the coding sequence ATGAAATCAAAAACGGACAGCTTACTAATTTCCCTTTACCAGAAAGGAGACGAGGAGGCCTTATCAACCCTTATCCATCGTCATCAGAGAGAACTGTTTACATTCATTTTTTACAAAATTAATGATGAAGATCTGGCCAATGATGTTTTTCAGGACACATTCATGAAGATTATCGTGATGTTGAAAGAAGGACGTTACAACGAAGAAGGAAAATTCATTCTTTGGGCAAAGCGGATCGCACACAACCTTATTATTGATCATTTCAGAGTGAAAGCAAAAAACGTCAAAGTTTCAGAAACAACTTTTGAAACCGATGAGTATTCTATTTTTGATCTGATCAGAGAACCTTCGGAAAATATTGAAGATCAATTGGTTACTCTTCAGATTCAGGAGGATTTACTGAGAATGCTTCAGTTTTTACCACAAAATCAGCAGGAAGTGATCAAATTAAGATTTTTTGACGGGTTAAGCTTCAAAGAAATCGCTGATCATACCAATATGAGTATTAATACCACCTTGGGCAGAGTGCGGTATGCACTGATTAACCTGAGAAAAATCATGGATGAAAATAATATTGTATTGACACGATAG
- a CDS encoding TraR/DksA family transcriptional regulator, whose protein sequence is MSDERVRYSDADLQEFKAIIKEKIEKAEKDLQLIRESFINDQNNGTDDTSPTFKAFEEGAETLSKEQNSILAGRQEKFVRDLKNALIRIENKTYGVCRVTGKLIPKERLLAVPHATLSIEAKNMQK, encoded by the coding sequence ATGTCAGACGAAAGAGTTAGATACAGCGATGCTGATTTACAGGAATTTAAAGCGATCATTAAAGAAAAAATAGAAAAAGCTGAAAAAGATCTTCAGCTGATCAGAGAAAGTTTTATCAATGACCAGAATAATGGTACTGATGATACTTCCCCTACTTTCAAAGCTTTTGAAGAAGGAGCTGAAACGTTGAGCAAAGAACAGAACTCTATTTTGGCAGGAAGACAGGAAAAATTCGTCCGTGATCTTAAGAATGCGTTAATCAGAATCGAAAACAAAACGTACGGTGTTTGCAGAGTAACAGGAAAATTAATTCCAAAGGAAAGACTTCTGGCCGTTCCTCATGCTACGCTGAGCATTGAAGCGAAAAATATGCAGAAATAA
- a CDS encoding SanA/YdcF family protein: MKKIIKNIFKTFLLLLVAGIIFIAWANYSIRQESSKFVSYSIADVPPTKTALLLGTGKNLSNGMPNAYFYNRIQAAADLYKSGKIQYIIVSGDNSTKDYNEPEDMQLALVQNGVPQNRIYLDHAGFRTLDSVIRAKEIFGQTKLVIVSQKFHNERAVFLARKNGMEAFGYNAPDVNKYAGLKTNLREYLAKAKVYWDLIFNVEPKFGGDRIEIK, from the coding sequence ATGAAAAAAATAATCAAAAATATTTTTAAAACTTTCCTGCTTCTTCTTGTTGCAGGAATTATTTTTATAGCCTGGGCTAACTACAGCATCAGGCAGGAAAGCAGCAAATTTGTATCCTATAGCATTGCAGATGTTCCCCCAACCAAAACCGCTCTCCTTCTGGGTACCGGGAAAAACCTCAGCAACGGAATGCCGAACGCTTATTTCTATAACCGTATTCAGGCAGCCGCAGATCTATATAAAAGCGGAAAAATCCAGTACATTATCGTAAGCGGGGACAACAGTACCAAAGACTATAATGAGCCGGAGGATATGCAGCTTGCTTTAGTACAGAATGGAGTTCCTCAGAACAGAATATATCTGGACCACGCAGGATTTCGTACATTAGATTCTGTAATCAGGGCTAAAGAAATCTTCGGACAGACCAAATTGGTTATCGTTTCGCAGAAGTTCCATAATGAAAGAGCTGTTTTTCTGGCCAGAAAAAACGGAATGGAGGCTTTCGGATATAATGCCCCCGATGTGAATAAATATGCAGGTTTAAAGACCAATCTGCGGGAATATTTAGCCAAAGCCAAAGTATATTGGGATCTTATTTTCAATGTTGAACCAAAATTTGGTGGAGATAGGATTGAAATAAAATGA